A window of Drosophila subobscura isolate 14011-0131.10 chromosome E, UCBerk_Dsub_1.0, whole genome shotgun sequence contains these coding sequences:
- the LOC117891640 gene encoding dynein regulatory complex subunit 2, giving the protein MGKKGKGKGNKLAKMSEEERARYLQMRADAEEETRRRKMQLISMYMKNKLKREDAFGRLNMAKINQEWRSILRQVKIQELRREIVDVEAFFKEALKRKDNVIQRLIAHIGSTEDMYANLQQSHMENISGIIGIHRSRLEFFRSIYEEDKQAVLGEWELDSAGFRAMHEQKQQELECVFYQVEETTDREIKDNHERFLERCEDLKSGMQLQLEQITSRGEAKLERLWQDYQSVLAGYCQHIEGFYSEYVDLKQRDEEAALQISQQTYDIEHLIDQLANLRLVSEEFQVKQQAQLEQRQAIKQQLTERLRELRTCVEQEVARDHQTFKLMSVESYNALETLQGIVSHGDTLVQLSAVCAKMETQREKMFLLPELSREIIEIREVKDQSAAATDQRREEIGVVPEMDTFWRRVNNVAVDVACLKQQKKRLEASNSQLKAELQDYLVNLNISNGSNSHVHDYLCRRPKSMSVDRVTRLQLQPKQVKSALPAGRRPPPPTPPTIHPGRVRVAAFEANFSNAVRSRNLIRGRPELARIERTS; this is encoded by the exons ATGGGCAAAAAGGGTAAGGGAAAAGGCAACAAGCTGGCCAAGATGTCCGAGGAGGAGCGGGCGCGCTATCTGCAAATGCGTGCGGACGCGGAGGAGGAGACGAGACGCCGCAAGATGCAGCTCATATCGATGTACATGAAG AACAAACTCAAGCGCGAGGATGCCTTTGGGCGTCTCAACATGGCCAAAATCAATCAGGAGTGGCGCAGCATTCTCCGCCAGGTGAAGATTCAGGAGCTGCGCCGTGAAATCGTCGACGTGGAGGCGTTCTTCAAGGAGGCGCTGAAGCGCAAGGACAACGTCATACAGCGGCTCATCGCGCACATTGGCTCCACCGAGGACATGTACGCGAACCTGCAGCAGTCGCACATGGAGAACATCAGCGGCATCATAG GCATCCACCGCAGTCGGCTGGAGTTCTTTAGGAGCATCTACGAGGAGGACAAGCAGGCGGTGCTGGGTGAGTGGGAGCTGGACTCCGCCGGCTTTCGGGCCATGcacgagcagaagcagcaggaactgGAGTGCGTGTTCTACCAGGTGGAGGAGACGACCGATCGGGAGATCAAGGACAACCACGAGCGCTTCCTGGAGCGCTGCGAGGACCTCAAGAGCGGC atgcaactgcagctggagcaaaTCACCAGCAGGGGCGAGGCGAAGCTGGAGCGGCTCTGGCAGGACTATCAGTCGGTGCTCGCGGGCTACTGCCAGCACATCGAAGGCTTCTACTCGGAGTACGTGGATCTGAAGCAGCGCGACGAGGAGGCTGCCCTGCAGATCAGCCAGCAGACCTACGACATTGAGCATCTGATCGATCAGCTGGCCAACCTGCGGCTCGTCTCGGAGGAGTTCCAGGTcaagcagcaggcgcagctggagcagcggcaggccatcaagcagcagctgacggaGCGGCTGCGAGAGCTGCGCACCTGcgtggagcaggaggtggcACGCGACCACCAGACCTTCAAGCTGATGTCCGTCGAGAGTTACAATGCGCTGGAGACGCTCCAGGGCATCGTCAGCCATGGCGACACCTTGGTCCAACTGTCGGCCGTCTGTGCCAAAATGGAGACGCAACGCGAGAAGATGTTCCTGCTGCCCGAGCTGTCGCGGGAGATCATCGAGATTCGTGAAGTGAAAGACCAATCCGCTGCAGCCACCGATCAGCGCAGGGAGGAAATCGGAGTGGTGCCCGAAATGGACACCTTTTGGCGTCGCGTCAACAATGTGGCCGTGGATGTGGCCTGCctgaagcagcagaagaaacgCCTGGAGGCGTCCAACAGCCAGCTGAAGGCGGAGCTGCAGGATTACCTCGTCAATCTGAACATCAGCAACGGCTCCAACAGCCACGTGCACGACTACCTCTGCCGGCGGCCCAAGAGCATGTCCGTGGATCGCGTCACacgcctccagctgcagcccaAGCAGGTGAAGAGCGCGCTGCCCGCTGGCCGACGTCCGCCACCGCCCACTCCTCCAACAATCCACCCCGGGCGTGTCCGCGTGGCCGCCTTCGAGGCGAACTTCTCCAATGCGGTGAGATCCCGCAACCTGATCAGGGGACGACCCGAGCTAGCCAGGATTGAGCGGACTTCCTAG
- the LOC117892492 gene encoding odorant-binding protein 59a produces the protein MAVSIVFTAMMFWLLVLFCLCSVDCLKCRSQEGHGEQELKRVVRSCMHRVSNGNGNGNGQDDSEDNNRGYGRQVHRYDYGQEQDGRSSNGYRWQRSLKQSENRNSSEGEGGQCVAQCFFEEMNMADSNGLPDRRKVSYMLTKDLRDRELRNFFMDTVQQCFRYLENGRSSRSGGNKCAQARDLVKCMSEYAKAQCDDWEEYGSLLFN, from the exons atggctgTCTCCATTGTGT TTACGGCGATGAtgttctggctgctggttctgttctgtctctGCTCCGTGGACTGCCTCAAGTGCCGCTCCCAGGAGGGACACGGCGAGCAGGAGCTCAAGAGGGTTGTGCGCAGCTGCATGCACCGCGTTagcaatgggaatggcaatggcaatggacaGGACGACAGCGAGGACAACAACAGAGGCTATGGGCGGCAGGTGCATCGCTACGACTATGGCCAGGAGCAGGATGGGCGCTCGAGCAACGGCTACCGATGGCAGCGCAGCTTGAAGCAGTCAGAGAACAGAAACAGCTCCGAGGGCGAGGGCGGGCAGTGTGTGGCGCAGTGCTTCTTCGAGGAGATGAATATG GCCGACTCGAATGGCCTGCCCGATCGCCGCAAAGTCAGCTACATGCTGACCAAGGATCTGCGGGATCGGGAGCTGCGCAACTTCTTCATGGACACGGTGCAGCAGTGTTTCCGCTACCTGGAGAACGgccgcagcagccggagcGGCGGCAACAAGTGCGCGCAGGCCAGGGATCTGGTCAAGTGCATGTCGGAGTATGCCAAGGCGCAGTGCGACGACTGGGAGGAGTACGGCAGTTTGCTCTTCAACTAG
- the LOC117889895 gene encoding general odorant-binding protein 68 translates to MLRATFVLCLALAQLLLSVPAVRVHCRHVERIHEDHIHYCCKHPDGHDEVTEMCAKQTNFRLPSTQEEAMEDVTVDQVMSGTCWGKCVFDHYKLMDANGTLDMIAVHTHYKQYHKTDPEYETEMLNAFQKCHSNTEDATSQFLSLPIVRAFATGKFCKPASSVILSCVIYNFFHSCPKSRWSNSTECEETRAFANKCKDVLTIM, encoded by the exons ATGTTGCGGGCCACCTTTGTGCTGTGTCTGGCGCTggcacagctgctg CTGAGTGTGCCTGCAGTCCGCGTCCATTGCCGGCATGTGGAGCGCATCCACGAGGATCACATCCACTACTGCTGCAAGCACCCGGACGGGCACGACGAGGTGACGGAGATGTGCGCCAAGCAGACCAACTTCCGACTGCCCTCCACCCAGGAGGAGGCCATGGAGGATGTCACCGTGGACCAGGTCATGTCGGGCACCTGCTGGGGCAAGTGCGTCTTCGACCACTACAAGCTGATGGACGCCAACGGCACCCTGGACATGATCGCCGTGCACACCCACTACAAGCAGTACCACAAAACGGATCCCGAGTACGAGACGGAAATGCTGAATGCCTTCCAGAAGTGTCACTCAAATA CTGAGGATGCCACCTCGCAGTTTCTGTCGCTGCCCATTGTGCGCGCCTTTGCCACGGGAAAGTTCTGCAAGCCCGCCTCCAGCGTGATCCTCTCCTGCGTCATTTACAACTTCTTCCACAGCTGCCCCAAGAGCCGCTGGTCGAACTCCACGGAGTGCGAGGAGACGCGCGCCTTTGCCAATAAGTGCAAGGATGTGCTGACCATAATGTGA
- the LOC117890668 gene encoding uncharacterized protein LOC117890668, whose protein sequence is MKPTILLSFSCLFWFSNALSIDCENPEAINEEHIHYCCKHPDGHNDLIERCAKETGFQLPSQTEEAMVDITADRAIRGTCFGKCVFASLKFIKDEQVDMEAVRKYFNSKFADDPEYAKEMISAFDHCHGKSEENTAKFLSKPIFRQMSHQFCEPKSSVVLACVIRQFFHNCPADRWSKTQECEDTLAFSRKCHDSLATL, encoded by the exons ATGAAGCCCACAATTCTGTTGAGTTTCAGCTGTCTGTTCTGG TTCTCCAATGCCCTTAGCATTGACTGCGAGAACCCAGAGGCCATCAACGAGGAGCACATCCATTATTGCTGCAAGCACCCCGACGGCCACAACGACCTCATCGAGAGATGTGCCAAGGAGACGGGCTTCCAGCTGCCCAGCCAGACGGAGGAGGCCATGGTGGACATCACAGCGGATCGGGCCATACGTGGCACCTGCTTCGGCAAGTGTGTCTTTGCCAGTCTGAAGTTCATCAAGGACGAGCAGGTGGACATGGAGGCGGTGCGCAAGTACTTCAACTCCAAGTTCGCCGACGATCCGGAGTATGCCAAGGAAATGATTAGCGCCTTTGATCATTGCCACGGCAAGA GCGAGGAGAACACTGCGAAGTTCCTGTCGAAGCCCATCTTCCGCCAGATGTCCCACCAGTTCTGTGAGCCCAAGTCGAGCGTGGTCCTGGCCTGCGTCATTCGTCAGTTCTTCCACAATTGCCCCGCCGATCGCTGGTCCAAGACGCAGGAGTGCGAGGATACTTTGGCATTCAGCAGGAAGTGTCACGACTCTTTGGCAACGCTCTAA
- the LOC117889896 gene encoding uncharacterized protein LOC117889896: MANPMSCSWLALLLLAMVAVQAQDSEESTSIEIASSSSSSSSSEDLTEEKCGKERKGCCSELYIGEEADLVKCFTIHSSKLPPDGDSDVGKTLRFLSCFVECLYKQKKYIGKSDTINMKMVKLDAETAYADRPKERDYHIAMLDHCRKDAMGIYNLLKASPGAKALLKNACRPYLLMVFLCQSDYHQKHECPYFRWEGSDKAGTKDSCAEAKDKCYHIEGIASPTNSSL; this comes from the exons ATGGCTAACCCAATGAGTTGTTCctggctggcgctgctcctgctggccaTGGTGGCGGTGCAGGCACAGGACTCTGAGGAGTCCACCAGCATAGAGATagccagttccagttccagctccagttccagcgaGGATTTGACTGAGGAAAAGTGCGGCAAGGAG CGCAAAGGCTGCTGCTCGGAGCTGTACATTGGGGAGGAGGCGGATCTGGTCAAGTGCTTCACCATACACTCCTCGAAGCTGCCACCCGACGGCGACAGCGATGTGGGCAAAACGCTGAGATTTCTATCG TGCTTTGTGGAGTGCCTCTACAAGCAGAAGAAGTACATCGGCAAGAGCGACACAATCAACATGAAGATGGTCAAGCTGGATGCGGAGACAGCCTACGCGGATCGACCCAAGGAGCGGGACTACCACATCGCCATGCTGGATCACTGCCGCAAGGATGCGATGGGAATTTACAATCTACTGAAGGCCAGTCCGGGGGCCAAGGCGCTGCTGAAGAACGCCTGTCGCCCGTATCTGCTGATGGTGTTCCTCTGCCAGAGCGACTATCACCAGAAGCACGAGTGTCCCTACTTCCGCTGGGAGGGCAGCGACAAGGCAGGCACCAAGGACAGCTGCGCAGAGGCCAAGGACAAGTGCTACCACATCGAGGGCATAGCCAGTCCCACAAACAGTTCGCTCTGA
- the LOC117889897 gene encoding cilia- and flagella-associated protein 61 codes for MDYLVRTADLDDLDAINTLIHSPTVKWFGNIRPKYADKTKLFKCYQTYRMVVVHGPTAARIAYAEFRNYPSIDALPSDCWPEWLSVRYCLPMPLSLLNTMFLNFCVYKSENGDAVASILRDILYRESRVWYILTVKSPKIPQPTYYAETFADLEQYADLYYPREFSIENNFNTQALYVVYRFKLLPKITYRRALPEDNDDIVAIHEYEYPELRAELGDFYIAEEILRTDSGREKSFLIVAETENECQQTETAVFLWLSTDIDIRFYVTNYELESLGNLVKAVEEGQSIHVETFNVSSVQPKSAACLFTSDALDDLDAMTILGGLQRNDSSLSVYSAGKANVSSIQGVIIEAHVSTCSNKFFMRESLYSKLKYIIDKLDSPEYYISKEPKSINVLYAAGPHPRGSPLGLDAAANVFVLKYIGAREDFPLERLFNSVVAMFCAFPDRDYCMMLISKETRSIRSHVEVLKYFMPVASRPSEVANPEEVYITHRSTVFGEISLYELQAEDVAVIRSLAIGNSESLSSGSSSSSSLVSSFSYTSKINKAADLEHEVEVINAIMKDVLENELTEFAVYTIRCGNSAKAARENTAIGFVVLREFRHHHHLHFHYHLPRHQNHLSSLRAEIISMRLHPLFLISSDLIFRDLCMKTRYQDYYFISSANGPQFTNDLKKMMTVVEPNPMKKSPVAFSAPKEEDITRQCVQLPEYNFYEDHLIIYRHKLNPTKWFGNSERLVVVGFTDVCKAFLRQLVFQWNSKDHKNSETYTCLPRVQVTVITLPGVVEAEYDGMFRCPYCGNSPMCYLCFENVSCYVRDVTRRMDLRHWVHFVPGRVDFVDREKKFVKLENSCEIHYDTLLLACHKDFELRNPNPSPATPRKRPCNFVEINSRLKKFSLFYKLRAMLEEMPRTYLILVYGANLQTYECIAFLIGHGADPSRIVLVQPRRVSGIDAEEKLKNPYWDQNLQYILDDIIADAGVKLVENHDFVRWVEAEATQFIMEVVFEHFPSGRQTSFDCDLFISFDEGHMEPSVKKWLKRCGIEMRKNEILVDEQFQTNDPSIYAVGKFIRMTGAPNYQYKYTSERELGRKLMHILQLTPRQPDFEHKYSEPLFFQAMLPLGYVITKVTMPRRYLASQLPPEYTCNLTTYRSNTFCRVALAPNMQVDEIVVVTKKVSQLDYLEHFCGRHELLLNNLKARYAAKTISCFLLYFQQPWTELLMHEHFQELQEQNHELLKPMVTSNLNYANRSPFMDVAVHDFIKLNKRYLEQQLLNFLREHRRDFRYPFALPEDYLSSGLSAWDSDTETEFEAVAKNM; via the exons ATGGATTACCTCGTGCGCACTGCGGACCTTGACGACTTGGATGCCATCAACACGCTCATCCACTCGCCCACCGTCAAGTGGTTCGGCAATATTCGCCCCAAGTATGCGGACAAGACGAAGCTCTTCAAGTGCTATCAAACCTATCGCATGGTGGTGGTCCATGGACCCACAGCTGCGAGGATTGCCTATGCGGAGTTCCGCAACTATCCCTCGATCGATGCGCTGCCCAGCGACTGCTGGCCCGAGTGGCTGTCCGTCAGATATTG TCTCCCCATGCCTCTCAGCCTCCTCAACACAATGTTCCTCAATTTTTGTGTCTACAAAAGCGAGAATGGCGACGCCGTGGCCAGCATCTTGAGGGATATTTTGTACAGAGAAAGTCGCGTGTGGTACATCCTTACAGTGAAGAGTCCGAAGATACCACAGCCCACGTACTATGCGGAGACATTCGCTGATCTGGAGCAGTATGCGGACCTCTACTATCCCAGAGAGTTCTCCATCGAGAACAACTTCAATACGCAGGCGCTGTACGTCGTCTATCGGTtcaagctgctgccaaagATCACCTATCGCAGGGCACT TCCCGAGGACAACGACGACATTGTGGCCATCCACGAGTACGAATATCCCGAGCTGCGCGCGGAGCTGGGCGACTTCTACATTGCCGAGGAGATCCTGCGCACGGACAGTGGCAGGGAGAAGAGTTTCCTCATCGTCGCAGAGACGGAGAACGAGTGCCAGCAGACCGAAACGGCAGTCTTCCTTTGGCTGTCCACGGACATAGACATTCGCTTCTATGTGACGAACTACGAGCTGGAATCGCTGGGCAACCTGGTCAAAGCGGTCGAGGAGGGTCAGTCGATTCATGTGGAGACGTTCAACGTGTC CTCTGTGCAGCCCAAGAGCGCCGCCTGCCTGTTCACCTCCGACGCGCTGGACGATCTGGATGCGATGACCATTCTGGGCGGTCTGCAAAGGAACGACAGCAGCCTGAG CGTTTACAGCGCGGGAAAGGCAAATGTCAGCTCCATTCAGGGCGTCATCATCGAGGCGCATGTCTCGACCTGCTCGAACAAGTTCTTCATGCGGGAGAGCCTCTACTCGAAGCTGAAGTACATCATTGACA AGCTGGACAGCCCCGAGTACTACATCAGCAAGGAGCCAAAGTCCATCAATGTCTTGTATGCCGCGGGGCCACACCCACGTGGCAGCCCCTTGGGCCTCGATGCAGCTGCAAATGTCTTTGTCCTCAAGTACATTGGAGCGCGGGAGGACTTTCCGCTGGAGCGGCTCTTCAACAGCGTCGTGGCCATGTTCTGCGCCTTTCCCGATCGCGATTACTGCATGATGCTGATCTCGAAGGAAACAAGGTCCATACGCAGCCACGTGGAGGTGTTGAAGTACTTTATG CCCGTGGCCTCCCGACCCAGTGAGGTGGCCAATCCGGAGGAGGTTTACATCACTCATCGCAGCACAGTGTTCGGCGAGATAAG CTTGTACGAGTTGCAAGCGGAGGATGTGGCTGTGATCCGCTCCCTGGCCATTGGCAACAGCGAAAGCCTCTCcagtggcagctccagctccagctcccttGTCAGCAGCTTCTCGTACACCTCGAAGATCAACAAGGCCGCCGACTTGGAGCACGAAGTCGAAGTGATCAACGCCATCATGAAGGATGTGCTGGAGAACGAGCTGACAGAGTTCGCGGTGTACACAATTCGCTGTGGCAACTCCGCGAAGGCCGCCAGGGAGAACACGGCCATTGGGTTTGTGGTGCTGCGGGAGTTCAGGCACCATCATCACCTGCATTTCCACTACCATCTGCCACGGCATCAGAATCACTTGAGTTCGCTGCGTGCGGAGATCATTTCCATGCGGCTGCATCCGCTCTTTCTCATCAGCAGCGACCTGATCTTCCGGGATCTGTGCATGAAGACGAGATATCAGGACTATTATTTCATATCCTCGGCGAAT GGCCCCCAATTCACGAATGATCTAAAGAAAATGATGACTGTCGTTGAGCCGAATCCCATGAAGAAGAGTCCCGTCGCCTTCAGTGCGCCCAAGGAAGAGGACATTACGCGGCAGTGCGTCCAGCTGCCGGAGTATAACTTCTACGAGGATCACCTGATCATCTATCGCCACAAGCTGAATCCCACCAAGTGGTTCGGCAACAGCGAACGGCTCGTCGTTGTTGGGTTCACGGATGTCTGCAAAGCCTTTCTGCGGCAGTTGGTCTTTCAGTGGAACAGCAAGGA CCACAAGAACTCGGAGACCTACACCTGCCTGCCCCGTGTCCAAGTGACCGTCATCACGCTGCCGGGCGTCGTGGAGGCCGAGTACGATGGCATGTTCCGGTGTCCCTACTGCGGCAACTCGCCCATGTGCTACCTGTGCTTCGAGAATGTCTCCTGCTACGTGCGGGATGTCACCCGCCGCATGGACCTGCGCCACTGGGTGCACTTTGTGCCGGGCAGAGTGGATTTTGTGGACAG AGAGAAGAAGTTCGTGAAGCTGGAGAACAGCTGCGAGATCCACTACGACActttgctgctggcctgccaCAAGGATTTCGAGCTGAGAAACCCCAACCCGAGCCCCGCGACGCCCAGGAAGCGGCCCTGCAACTTTGTGGAGATCAATTCGAGGCTGAAGAAGTTCTCGCTGTTCTACAAGCTGCGCGCAATGCTCGAGGAGATGCCTCGCACCTACCTGATCCTCGTCTACGGTGCCAACCTGCAGACCTACGAGTGCATCGCATTCCTCATCGGCCACGGGGCGGACCCTTCGCGGATTGTGCTGGTGCAGCCGCGACGCGTCTCCGGCATCGATGCGGAGGAGAAGCTGAAGAATCCCTACTGGGACCAGAATCTGCAGTACATCCTCGATGACATCATCGCGGATGCTGGCGTCAAGCTTGTGGAGAATCACGACTTTGTGCGGtgggtggaggcggaggccacGCAGTTCATCATGGAGGTGGTCTTCGAGCACTTTCCCAGCGGGCGGCAGACCTCCTTCGACTGCGATCTCTTCATATCCTTCGACGAGGGCCACATGGAGCCGAGTGTTAAGAAGT GGCTCAAGCGTTGTGGCATTGAAATGCGCAAGAACGAAATCCTCGTGGATGAGCAGTTCCAGACGAATGATCCGAGCATCTATGCCGTGGGCAAGTTCATACGCATGACGGGCGCCCCGAACTACCAGTACAAATACACCAGCGAGCGGGAGCTGGGCCGCAAG CTCATGCACATCCTGCAGCTGACTCCCAGGCAGCCAGACTTCGAGCACAAGTACTCGGAGCCGCTGTTCTTCCAGGCGATGCTGCCGCTTGGTTATGTCATCACAAAGGTGACCATGCCACGGCGCTACCTCGCCTCCCAGCTGCCACCGGAGTACACCTGCAACCTGACCACCTACAGGAGCAACACCTTCTGCCGCGTGGCCCTGGCACCCAACATGCAGGTGGATGAGATTGTTGTGGTCACCAAGAAG GTCTCCCAGCTGGACTATCTGGAACACTTTTGCGGCAGgcacgagctgctgctgaacaaCCTGAAGGCGCGCTACGCTGCCAAGACCATCAGCTGCTTTCTGTTGTACTTCCAGCAGCCCTGGACGGAGCTGCTGATGCACGAGCACttccaggagctgcaggagcagaaccACGAGCTGCTCAAGCCCATGGTGACATCGAATTTGAAT TACGCCAATCGAAGTCCCTTTATGGATGTGGCCGTGCACGACTTTATCAAGCTGAACAAACGCTACTTGGAGCAGCAGTTGCTCAACTTCTTGAGAGAACATCGCAGGGATTTTCGCTATCCATTCGCACTGCCCGAGGATTATCTGAGCAGCGGCTTGTCAGCGTGGGACAGCGACACGGAGACAGAGTTCGAGGCTGTGGCGAAGAATATGTAG